A DNA window from Hydractinia symbiolongicarpus strain clone_291-10 chromosome 6, HSymV2.1, whole genome shotgun sequence contains the following coding sequences:
- the LOC130647531 gene encoding helix-loop-helix protein ngn-1-like → MHCASRLCEFDGQPEQLQDQFTKNESKDRVKSRVKRIIDGNGRKRRIYSDIHHDPKQSNRRFRANDRERRRMNSLNGALQALKGCVPLYHGKKRMTKLQILQFACHYITDLSNILCSSTPVEEHSQQYQSMDFLMALMNEQSHRDMMGDSVPTCINGLNITQRVDYINFHNTSNQSCDSNAIPSFQPVNEMYPVSNIPQVLMDTFY, encoded by the coding sequence ATGCATTGCGCTTCACGACTTTGTGAATTCGATGGTCAACCTGAACAACTTCAAGAtcaatttacaaaaaatgaaagtaaaGATAGAGTCAAAAGTAGAGTGAAGCGAATCATTGATGGCAATGGTAGAAAAAGACGCATATATAGTGACATCCACCACGATCCCAAGCAAAGCAATCGCAGATTTCGTGCAAATGATCGCGAAAGAAGGCGAATGAATTCATTAAATGGCGCATTGCAAGCTCTGAAAGGGTGTGTACCGTTATATCATGGAAAGAAGCGTATGACAAAATTGCAAATTTTACAGTTTGCTTGCCACTATATTACCGATTTATCAAATATTCTCTGTTCGTCAACTCCTGTTGAAGAACATAGTCAGCAGTATCAATCTATGGACTTTCTGATGGCTTTAATGAATGAACAATCTCATAGAGACATGATGGGTGAtagtgtaccaacatgtatcaaCGGACTAAACATTACACAGCGAGTAGATTATATCAATTTTCATAATACAAGTAATCAAAGCTGTGATTCAAACGCAATACCGTCGTTTCAACCGGTGAATGAAATGTATCCGGTGTCAAATATTCCTCAGGTGTTGATGGATACTTTCTACTAA